In Anticarsia gemmatalis isolate Benzon Research Colony breed Stoneville strain chromosome 4, ilAntGemm2 primary, whole genome shotgun sequence, the DNA window aTTGGGTTACACATAcatatgaaatgtatttattaagaacaggcgatttattttacctttaacACAATCTTTTTCATTTCCTCATCAGGAGACTGGAACTCACGAATCAGAATGAGCATCACTTCACGAGTATAATAATTAGCGTATTCGGCGTCCATGAGCGGAATGAGATAACCAATGGCTTTCAAGAAGGCAGCCAAACCCTTGCCTCGATGAGTTCTGATACCCTTCCACAGAGGTTTGAGCACAGAGTCGAACGACTCGATACCGTACGGAGTTGCGGCTTCGGCAAGAGCTGCACTTGCCAACGCTGTGATTGTACGTACTTTCTGTTGTTCATCCACCAAACCTATGAAgaaattaataagttattattacatattactagctctaaaacaacatattttgtatcatttgataaaaataaaatattcttaccaTGTTCAATAATTTCTACCAAAGATTTCAAGTGAGGAAGAATAGCACACCCCATAAGAATAGCTATTTGCTGTACAATCTTGATACCCGTGTGTCTCGCCTGCCAGGATTTCTTTGATCTGCATACGGCCTTCAAGAAAGGCAATAGGGATGGAATACCTAAAAACGAATaacaaaattagaaaaatagACACAATAGAAAATTATTCATAGTTGAAATAGTATTTACTTACCTAAAGCAGATGCAACAACAGCAAAAGCCCTGGCTGTAGTGTTTCGCACGTATTCATCAATATTGTCAATATCAGGTCTCATTGTAGAGATCATAGTGGCAAGTCCTGCTGCTTTAGccaaattagaaataatttctcGACCTTCAACGCGAGCATAATAATCTTCGTCAATCAGCAGGGGTTCAATGACGACCAATATCTAGAAATAAATGAGCTTTTGGGTTAACAAGTACTAAATTGACTTTTAATTCAAGtgattcatattatttaattgctatACATACCTTATGTACATAGGGACGGACCAAATCATccaatttgtacaaaattctGTCAATTACTTTGACAAGTAAATGTCTCTCCTGATCTTCGAGAGTGGGGCTCATGAGCAGAGGTAGGATCTGGTTGAACAGCGGACCGGCGCCGAACTCACGTGCCTTGTCTGTTATTTGACGAAGTGCTGCCTTGCACATGGGTGGCGTGCCGTTCTATAAACAACAAAAAGGTTAAAATTAGATAGTTGCACACTTAACAAcgtttaagtaattatattaattgatcaATGTAGCTgtacatacttttattttaagtagaaGTTTCATAATTTTCCTCTCTTTGAGCTCTTCCGGCGACAGAGTGTCCTCGTCGACGTCAATGAGGAGTTTGTCAAAGTACTGAGCGTCTTCAGGTTTCATGAAGGGCAGTTGCTGGCTACCCTTGGGCTGCGGGTCGAGGAGGCGCGCTGCTGCAGCTGCCGACCCTCCCAGTTCCTCCGTCTGCATGAAAAAGCCGATAGGGGTACCACCCAGTGGAGTAGGAGTTGCGGTCAGCTTTCGGGCCGGGGTCCGAATCGGAACATAACCTGGGTAACAATACATcaagtttataaaatgtaacgGTCGCATGCCGTCGTGAATACTATTCATTGTTGAGCATGCGTTAACATAGTACTCGATACAGcaattgattaaattataagCTCAATCTGGCAGTTTATCCAACGGCATGAGACTGTTAAAGTCTTATTGTCATCATTCATCTGAAAGAAAAATTGAGTATTAAATGTAGTTGTTATATAACTCTAATATTAACTCAACAACACATGTAttttacattatacatattacgATGATAGAATTCCACATGGTGTTGGCTTTGTTTAATACATGTGTCCTGAAACTAAAGTTACAATTAATAACTATGGTATTTACTTATGATAAAGCTTAAATATGTAACGTACGTGACCCGCATCAATGCGTACATACCGGCAGGAGGCGGTAAAACCTTGTACCCAGGTGGGAACATGGCATCTAGCTCTTCATCGGTGTACGGACGGTTTCTTTCATCTATTTCTTTCTCCCAGCGGTAAGCCTGCAGCTGCTCCGGGGTCATGGCGGCAACGTGTCCCGGAGTCGGCGTGGCCATCGCCATAGCTTTTATTCCCACCGGTGTCGACTgtgaaatttaataattgttaataGATAAATTCCGAAATTGATATTGATGGGTAATTTTATCAATGTGTATGATTTAAACATACCCCTCCTGGAGTGAACATGGGAGTGTGCGGCGTGGGAGTGGCGTGTGAAGGCGTGGCGTGGGACGGCGTGGCGTGGGAGGGCGTGGCGTGGGACGGTGTGGGCGTGGCGGCGGCCGGTGTGGCGCCCGGCGTCTCGTCCCAGCGCGAGCGCCGCTTGGTGCCCGGCGTGGGAGTCTCTTGGATCGTGTCCACGCCCACACCGCGGTCCGTGCGAGGAGTTTCAGCCCAGCCACTGTTGTGTCCGGGGgtttctgaaaaaatattttaatttaggaaATTCTGAAACGACTTAGTTTAGCTCTTTGTAAACCCAAGTTAAGTTTAAgtaatttagtataattttgtaaaataacattaatttgataaaaaatggttttgttAACTACCTCTGTCTGTTTTAGGCGTTTCATCCCAACGGTTTCGCCTAGACGCATGTTGTGCGGGAGTGTCTCTGCCAGGTGTGGTATGTCCAGGGGTGATATGGCCCGGAGTTGCGTCCCATACGCGTGCTGAAGGTGTAGCGCCTGGGGTCTCTCCCCCGCGACCCGGCGCACTAGGCGTTTCCTCCCATGCACCTCTctgcagtaaataaaatatataaaaactaaaccATAAACAATTATTGGCTTTAAAATAAGAATGTTTAAATTATgcttgaaacataaaatattaatcacaCTTTCACTATGTTTTTGTGTCAAATAACTtcttacgaaaaaaatacaatttccgaaatatgaaattttacaaTACCTCTTGATCCCACGATGGTGTAGCTTGTGAACTGGGTGTCGCAGAAATAGTCTTCTTGGCTACAGGTGTTTCCTCTGAGCTCTGATCCCAACGACCTTTACGTTTTGCAGGTGGTTTGGCAGCTTCACCATTTGATTGTGCTACTGGTTTCAATGTGCCTTCCCTTGCCCTTTCCAATAACTTTTTCCTTAactgtaataacaaaaaatacaaataaatatgcaaattaCCGTCATAAGAAGGTTTGGCAAATATTACCAAAGAGCCAGACAGAAAAATTTAGGAGATTATGAAAAGCCAAAagatatatcaaaatattcgtAATACCTATTGTGTATCAGTTTCAGggtaaatattacatattttgtataaagcaATCATTACAATAGTTTTAACATATACTTCAAATTCTAATCTATTGATAATAGGCAATGTGAGTATATTACATACCTCAGTTTCTTCAGCCCGCAAGTACTGTTCTTTCATGATTTCAGTATACGTTCTTGAGCCAACGTCAGGAGTTTTACCCCCTAAAACCataacaaaaagttaaaattttgtatttaaaataacactccCTGCTTTGATACTTCTCGATGAGAAGTATCAAAGCAGGGAGTGTAATTGTGCAGTGAATTCCCAGGAAATTTGGTCTTGTCGAAATGGGAAAAAATCAACATCTTATATGAGTAGGTTTTATCGAATTTCCGACCAGGGAATTCCCGCGAAAATGATCTAGAGAAGTTCTCTACTCTATTCTCATCTAGAAACCTAAAATATTTGGGAAATGAGAAACCCTTAACaattcttatataaaataattaatagataaataagttATACAACCTTCAGCAAATGGATCTGTACGCTCTGGAGATATGATCATCCTTCTCCTTTGTTTTTTACGGTACTCATCTTCCCTGTCAGCAATAGTTGGTCTCCTTTTATCAGCAAATGGATCATAGTCCTTATCACTCTGTAATGAAGTAACGATTTATATGAATTAATAGTACAAAAATGGCTATCACTACAGTTAATCAggaaaattacttgtaaaaagGTGAATTCGGATTAATTCAACAGTGGTTCCACCTTGCCCGTCACTAAAggttaacaatttaaatagttaagtatttacaaaaattttactttacatatttGTACTAAATTGAGATAATAGACTATATAACTCTAGACAAACGCCAATATTTCCTTGATGAACAAAATCTAATCTACAACAGTCACACTTAATATTGCTGCATATATGCAGTCTCTTACATTACACATGTTATGAAATGCTagtgaaataattatacatacctGAGCAATATCATTTAAAAGTGAAGCAGGTGCTGTGTATCCCGATGACCTCTTTTGTGTAATTGGGACATTTTCAACGTCATCATCTTCAACTTCATCATTAGCAGCAATAGATGTGACATAACCATCATATCTGGATTTACCGCCCTGACCCGaattatcataaatatcacTGTCATAGTAGTCACTAAGAGTTACCCCTTTATTTGAGCCATTCTCAGGTAATTCATTTTTCTTTGATTGGATTTCCCGAATTTGAGCTTCTATAGCTGAAATCACAAATGTTACATCTctttattatactataatatatgaataagtTCATGAATAAGCCTCTACCTATAGTAATTGCGAAATGCGTTTGAGTATAGAATTTGAACATGTTGTCAGTACTGTCTgaacaacaatacaataaatgaaTTGGTGCTGTGAGATACATGAACCCATAAGGCATAAACCCATATTACTGTAAAGCTAACCCGTAAGTAACATAGATATTAACTACAACTGAAAATCACGAAATAACGTAATTATAGTAAGAAAACAATAAGCTTCTATGTTCCTATACACAAGGCGTGGTAATCAATAGAAGAGATGAGAAAGTTAATATCAATACAATTTAAGATACATAATCATTGCCGTTGTATTGAAATGATATAACACTTTGACGACAGAGTTAACATAACATGAATGTAGTACGGAAATGCGAATTACGAAAATAGGctatttccaaaatatggctGGCGTGCATAAAGTTGAGTGGCATTATTACCTTCGTGTGTCCTAGGAATTTTATCCATCGTTCTTAGATGTCATGAGGATCCTCCGAGGGAATAAAACACAAGCTTAATAAGTCGCCTCCGTTTACAATtgataacaaataacaaatttcaataaaactatcCGCATTCAGCCAATTTAGTTATCAATCAAGTTAAAAGTAGTGTgaccaaattattattttgaaatctaCTACACGCTACA includes these proteins:
- the Sf3b1 gene encoding splicing factor 3b subunit 1; the encoded protein is MDKIPRTHEAIEAQIREIQSKKNELPENGSNKGVTLSDYYDSDIYDNSGQGGKSRYDGYVTSIAANDEVEDDDVENVPITQKRSSGYTAPASLLNDIAQSDKDYDPFADKRRPTIADREDEYRKKQRRRMIISPERTDPFAEGGKTPDVGSRTYTEIMKEQYLRAEETELRKKLLERAREGTLKPVAQSNGEAAKPPAKRKGRWDQSSEETPVAKKTISATPSSQATPSWDQERGAWEETPSAPGRGGETPGATPSARVWDATPGHITPGHTTPGRDTPAQHASRRNRWDETPKTDRETPGHNSGWAETPRTDRGVGVDTIQETPTPGTKRRSRWDETPGATPAAATPTPSHATPSHATPSHATPSHATPTPHTPMFTPGGSTPVGIKAMAMATPTPGHVAAMTPEQLQAYRWEKEIDERNRPYTDEELDAMFPPGYKVLPPPAGYVPIRTPARKLTATPTPLGGTPIGFFMQTEELGGSAAAAARLLDPQPKGSQQLPFMKPEDAQYFDKLLIDVDEDTLSPEELKERKIMKLLLKIKNGTPPMCKAALRQITDKAREFGAGPLFNQILPLLMSPTLEDQERHLLVKVIDRILYKLDDLVRPYVHKILVVIEPLLIDEDYYARVEGREIISNLAKAAGLATMISTMRPDIDNIDEYVRNTTARAFAVVASALGIPSLLPFLKAVCRSKKSWQARHTGIKIVQQIAILMGCAILPHLKSLVEIIEHGLVDEQQKVRTITALASAALAEAATPYGIESFDSVLKPLWKGIRTHRGKGLAAFLKAIGYLIPLMDAEYANYYTREVMLILIREFQSPDEEMKKIVLKVVKQCCGTDGVEPQYIMDEILPHFFKHFWNHRMALDRRNYRQLVDTTVEIANKVGASEIINRIVDDLKDDNEQYRKMVMESIEKILANLGAADIDSKLEEALIDGILYAFQEQTTEDVVMLNGFGTIVNQLGKRVKPYLPQICGIILWRMNNKSAKVRQQAADLISRIAVVMKTCQEEKLMGHLGVVLYEYLGEEYPEVLGSILGALKAIVNVIGMTKMTPPIKDLLPRLTPILKNRHEKVQENCIDLVGRIADRGPEFVSAREWMRICFELLELLKAHKKAIRRATVNTFGYIAKAIGPHDVLATLLNNLKVQERQNRVCTTVAIAIVAETCSPFTVLPALMNEYRVPELNVQNGVLKSLSFLFEYIGEMGKDYIYAVCPLLEDALMDRDLVHRQTACAAIKHMALGVYGFGCEDALIHLLNHVWPNIFETSPHLVQAFMDAVEGMRVALGPVKILQYALQGLFHPARKVRDVYWKIYNTLYIGGQDALVAGYPRIQNDPNNHYLRYELDYLL